From one Bacteroidota bacterium genomic stretch:
- the rpsC gene encoding 30S ribosomal protein S3, which yields MGQKVNPIALRLGIIRGWESNWFGGKNFAEKLIEDENIRKYLRARIIKGGVSKIIIERTIKRIIITIHTSRPGIIIGKGGSEVDKIKEEIKKLTKKDVAINIFEIKRPELDAVLVGEQIASQIEARVSYKRALKGAISNTMKMGADGIKVTISGRLGGAEMARSESYKEGRTPLHTLRSDIDYAISEALTVYGKIGIKVWICKGEIYGKRDLSPNQGAADNKGNGGRPDRRGDDRRGGSDRRGGDRRGGAGANAGGGDRKPRREKK from the coding sequence ATGGGACAAAAGGTAAATCCGATAGCATTACGTTTAGGCATTATCCGTGGCTGGGAAAGTAATTGGTTTGGTGGCAAAAACTTTGCTGAAAAACTTATCGAAGATGAAAACATAAGAAAATATCTTCGTGCCCGTATTATAAAAGGCGGAGTGTCAAAAATTATTATTGAGCGTACGATAAAACGTATTATCATTACAATTCACACTTCTCGTCCGGGAATAATAATTGGTAAGGGTGGTTCTGAGGTTGATAAAATCAAAGAAGAAATTAAAAAACTTACTAAAAAAGACGTAGCTATTAATATATTTGAAATAAAACGTCCTGAGTTAGATGCGGTTTTAGTGGGTGAGCAAATTGCTAGCCAAATTGAAGCCCGTGTATCTTACAAACGTGCTTTAAAAGGAGCTATTTCAAATACCATGAAAATGGGTGCTGATGGTATTAAAGTTACAATAAGCGGCCGTTTAGGTGGAGCAGAGATGGCTCGTTCAGAATCATATAAAGAAGGGCGTACTCCGTTACATACTTTAAGGTCTGATATAGATTATGCAATATCTGAAGCGTTAACAGTATATGGTAAAATAGGTATTAAAGTGTGGATCTGTAAAGGTGAAATTTATGGAAAACGCGATTTATCTCCTAACCAAGGTGCAGCTGATAATAAAGGTAATGGCGGTCGCCCTGATAGAAGAGGTGATGACAGAAGAGGCGGTTCAGACAGAAGAGGTGGAGATAGAAGAGGTGGTGCTGGAGCTAATGCTGGTGGTGGCGATAGAAAGCCAAGAAGAGAAAAAAAATAA